GCTTATTCTCATTTAGTTACAGTTATCTGTCACTGCACCCTTAACAAACCATTAAACAGACATGAAAATaggtaaaatgtttctgtttctgaaccTGAAAGTAATCTACCTGAGCACAAAGACGTTTGACCTCATATACGTCTGTGTATTTTgattattctttatttgtagataaaaaagcttaaaatctAAATCTTTAAAATTGAAGCTTTTTAGGatgaaaaaagaatatataataatttatttggaGTGATTATTAGATTAAACTTAAAttgaattgattaaaaaaaattatcctaccataatttaatgaaaaacaatcattttagaACCTAAAGTTTGAATAGATGTTGTTTCATGTCAGGCTCAGTTATAATGTACTACGCCTTCTCCACCTCACCCTCAGTAATAACATCCTCAGGTTGACTTTGATAATAACCTTTAGTCAGTGGAGACGTTGTCTGCCCAGTTTTCAGATCTTACagtgaaaaacatgttttgctgCTTCTGTCTCTGCTGACGGGCTGCAGCCCAGACATAAACATCAGTGAGTCTGGAcagaggaagctgctgctgcagatggCAGGTGGTGGTCACTGCCAGTGACCACCATGTCTACAGAACTTGCCGACTCTACACACACTGAAAACTGGGGAAGCCAACATTTCACACACAAGAACTTAAGGAATAAATATACCAAAACCCTTTAATTGTGAGGGTTTAAAGCCTTTCCATATCAAAGACTCCTCACCTCCACCCACAACTCACCTACTGCCAAAAAAAGTGATTTGTATTAGACCATGGACCCtgtttaattagattttaaaaatgatcctTTGGAAGCACATCTGAGCCGACTGTTGTTAAATATAACTTGGTGCAGGATTATATAACTTTCATTTGATGCCAGCAGAGAGAGGAGCAAGCCCCATGAACAGAATAGTCCTCATATTGTGCACTTGTTAAGACAATAAATCACATAAGTATAAATCATATATCATAAAATCATTTATCATTAATATTCAGGCATtgctgcgatggactggtgacctgtcaagggtgtaccctgcctctcacctgctaaaattcTGGGTTAGGCTCTAActtccccgcgacccttaaCTGGATGAAGATAATGATgtatagacaatggatggatggatggatggatggatggatggatggatggatggatggatggatggatggatggatggatgggtgggtgggtggatggatggatggatggatggattcagGTACTGGGACTCCTGGTCCCCGTCTGATGAAGTATTTGTGATTTTGTAGGGGTAACCATATAATAAGTAAAGCTGAGAACATGGTCAGTCTAGCTGCTGTAGATATTGTACTGATTATCAAACTAGTAAATGTAACTACGGTTACACGCTATCACAGTTTtcttagatttctttttaaattgtttttcacatataaaaacaaaagattataGCAAATTCTGATAgcgttgtttttttcttattgtagaAGAGGAAATCACCTGCTTTGTAGATACTTATCTacacaagagaaaaagagtTTAGTGCGGGTCTACCTGTTTATCAAGCTGGCAAAATGTTAACTACAGGATGATTTAAACAGATTAATGGTTACCACCAcagaaacacacccacacagactTTAACAAATCTATGAAACAAGTCTTTGTACTGTACTGCCGTTCATCTGAATAACATCATGCTGTCAGACAGACTTTCACAAACAGATGCATTCTGGATCAGACAACACTGATAACATGTCTCATTTTAACAAACTGTGCAGTGGACGGCGAAACAAGAGAGAACCAGTTTGTAACGGACAGGgctgataaacacacacataaagaacGAGACAAACAAGTCCTCACACACTGAGAGTTCTTCTTAATAAAGCAAGGTGTGTTAGACAGGGAGTGCctgaaacacatacacacacacaccagacacaaaagaaatgtaaaagtacAGGGTTAGAAAAGGAAACATGTGTGTTTGCTCTGTTCAAATCTTGTGACATGTTGTGCAGAGACAAGTTCAGTTTGTCAACTCTGTGTGTTGTGTATATATAAAGCATAAAGCAGATTAATACGACTATCCTATCCTATTAACTactaaatatgtttgttttttcactatTCTTCATAAGAAgttgtatttttctctttgtgttcatgtttaatttttatattctCCAAGACATTTTCTGTATCTATTTTCAATAACATGACCTTGTTTGAATTTAAATACATCTTAGATAAAATGCTATTACTCCAACAACTATCCAAAGATGATAATTTAAAGATGAATATGATTCTTAGGTAAAATGagaattttataaattaaatttttttctgaattcttGGTGGCGTTGTTGTCTGTCATAGTCATAAAAAGACACTAACAGTCAGGTGATCAGACAGGTTTCAGAAGTATTTGGTAAAGAGAGACAGCAGCAATGTAGACCCGCTTCCTCGTCTAGCTCCaacccaaaaagaaaagattactGACATGTTGGGTGTGTTCactttcagttttactttaaaatatggTCCACCTGCTTGTACTTCTTGTCTTTGAGGGACTTGTTCCTAGATCTCAGCAGTCCTTTCTGTAACTGACTAAATTATGATCTTAACTACAAATAAACTGAGAATGGATTTACTTTAATTTAGTGTGAGTAATTGGATATTTATATATCTTTCCTGCTCACAGTAAAAGTGATGAGTTGATGAGTGAAAGTTGATGTGATGAGGCAGAAATCTTCAGAAATCGCATGCTGAGACTGCAGCTCGGAAATTGCAGAAGTAGGAGGAAGCTTTCACAACTAACAGGAATCTGCAGCACTATGTGTGTCTTGTGGTCGGTATCATCCACAGCTCTCATAACGCTGTAATCAAACACAGGTTTCAGATTCAAGGAAACTTATCTGTGACAGTTTCCTTTCTTcccacatttttgtttttcttttgctttgagattttttctgtttctggagCGCATTTCCTTTATGCATGTCCACAAACCGAGAGGATACATTTGCAGACGCATATAGACAGTTTCAAATGTGAAATGTTCAAAATATTTGTGCACACTTTCAAGACACATTTCCATGTGTCTGATCATTGATGAAGAGCTGCAAAGAGTCTAAACAGATACTTTCAGTAAGACGGCCAGCTAACCTCCTGGTTCCAGAGAAACATGCAGTTCTATGAAATCCTCCCCCACACTTGTGTTTTCACACTTAATGACAAATGCATGAACTGCATTTCCCCTGAAGCCTGCTCTAAGACTGGAATGGGTTGACCTTTGTAAAGACTGACTCTAGGAGACAGTAAATAGACTgctctggtttaaaaaaaaaaaagaagaacacaaGTGGTCGGACAGTCTCTCTGAAGCTTGATCTTCTCTGATATGCGGATGACACTGGTGTTTGAAACTGGTCAAATGAAGAGGAGGGGAAATACAGTCATTCTGGGTCACTGAAAATAGGAAGGACTGAGTTGAAAAGACATTCACAGTAACTCCTGAATCTTTGTGAGAAACATCACAGCACTGTGACAAGATGCAGCTGGCGGATGAATAAAcaaattttccttttcattctCCACACCatgaaattagtttttattcCCCTTTCAGATCAGGATTTCTATGCTAACAGGAGTTTAAATTCTGTAAAGCAGTAATAAATATGAGTTTTGAGTTAGTcaatctgcagaaaaaaaattatattaatgacACAAAGTGTGAAATTTAGAGCGAGCATTGTTGGCTGATTTGGTCACCTAAGCTGCTGACTGACCTGCTCAAATGAACTGTACTGAAAGCTTGAATGTGAATTCCAAATCATACACTTTGGATACCATCATTTTATAGTTGTGAAGTAAGATACTTATTTCCATTCATGCCTTGGCAACAGTTCAGTGCCATGTGTGTGCAGGATAGGGATATGAGGCCCTGGGGTGTTCAGCCTTTTTCCCAGTAACTGTAACTTACTATAAATTAGACATTTCCCAGACCTGGTCTGCAACCAGCCTACATCTGGTATGTTGAACATTCAAGGGAAAACACAAGGAGCAAGACTGGAAGAACCAGCTGTAAAACTGTCTCTGCAAAGGCAGTTGTTGATGGTGATCAGCAGCTCTCCATCAGCATGGCTCTTCACAAAAACAATCCACGTAGTGTAACTCTGGTGTTTGATGCCTGTGATGCAGCACTTCAGCTAGTCTTCACAAAATAGATCCATTTCATCTTCATTACATAATTCCCAGATTAATCAAATAAGGAGCCAAAGGCAGAGATGGCAAGCTAGCTAAACCTCAGATGCTATGGTACAACATGGTTAGCTAGTTAGAGGCTGCTAATAGTGCCAGGATTTCTGGCCTGCTCCAAAATTccttaacaaaataatattgaAAAAGACTTTAATCCTCTAACTCtgcaggtaaaaataaacaagttctCAAGCTTTTGTATTTTCTCAAACATCTAATGAGCTTcaaaataaacatctaaaattGTGTTACACAAACATTCCTTCAGTACATTTCAGCAAAAACACAACTATCAGAATCTGTTGCCAAGATAATTGCATTGCATCATGTTAATTACTGACTAATTTCCAGCCCTGTGACTGACCGTCCAGCAGAGAATGTGCTCGAGTCAGCAGGATGGCCTCTTTGACCATGGCAAGGAGCCACAGCATTTAAGCCTGCAGCACCTCTTCATATTGTTCAGTCTGTCACACAACAAAACCAGCGCCTCTGCTGCAAAGCACAGCCAAAAGCAGCTTGCAGACAGGCAGGGTAGGTCACTGGGCTGTTGCTGTGCAAGCTGGTCAGTAACGCAAATGTGTTTTTGGTCATATTTTGCTTGGATTTGACTGTCTTGTGTTCTATCTCTAATAATGACAAGCAATGAGGTCAGTTTGTTTGATAGCATGAAGACAGCTGCTTCGGAGGTGAGTTAGTGGCTGTGCACTAACATctctatactttttttttttttttggtcacatTGGGGCCTGTGTTTATTTGATTCAGTGAAGTAACTTGATGTAATTTCCCAGCTACCAGACTCTCATAGTGGGAAAGCAAGGTCCAcacaggaagaagaggagaaactgATCCTGATTGCCTGGCAAAGCATGGTGAGAGcactattaaaataataataataataaaaagacaaaagaaatgacAGTATCTCTAAAAGCTTTAATAAGGGTTGATCATTTTAGGTTTCTCTGAGGCAGAAAGAATTTAAAGGATCGGTGGAGTGTAACACCTTGTACTTTATGTGTCACATGTCTGGAAATCAAATATATTAGCTTAAATTCAATAATATCTGTCTCAGTCAAATTACTGACTGTatttcttctttgtgtgtgtcaATTTGTCTTGTGATTGGGGTTAATGTTTGTTATAATTAATCAAATAGTCCCACTTTCTACTTTATGAGAGATACATTTTGATGCTTTTTATACCACATTTGCTCCCCAACTAACGTAAAACCCTCATTCCCAGTTACAGGGATTAAGCCATGGTCTCGTCAGGTTTCCATATTTGTAAAGTTTGCTGTTATTATGTGTCTTGTTCACTCATAGATTTGACATAACTGCAAGGCAAACAGTAGATTCATAATGGTAGAAACTGTAGCAGCAAGGAGTGATTTGTGTACCTGTTTGACCAGAAGTATCTGGTGTAGACATTTTTGGTTAAAATGCCTAAGTTGAAGTCACAATTTGATGGAAGTTGTTGCCTCTTGCAGCATCACAGCCTGAGAAAGGACTGTCCCAGACTGCCTCAGTCTTTCCTGGCTAAGCAGAGGCAGTCCACCCACGCCAAAAGGGTGTtccccacccagctggagcccaGGTAGGAGCCCTAATGTGCAGGAAAAGCTGAACCCTGTAATGGGCAGGATGAACATCTCAACTGCATCGGACAGTGAAGATTTCTTACTCTGTAATGTTTTTGCTTGGCTGCTATCGCCCCCTGCTGGTCAATGTTGGTACCTAATGGATGTGTAGGCCTTCGAAAAAGAGAGCAACTGTCAGATGTTATTTGTGttcttttctgtaaatgttttgtcTACAGGCAAGATACCATTTTAATAGttaataaatgtggaaaaaatgttCATCTTACACGCTGTTTATTCAAAACTTTTGTGATTATTCATTTTACTCAATTTCTGTTTAAATTACAAAGTTGCAAATAAAGAGGATAATGCATgaacaataattatttttagaTAACCAGGATGAATTAACTAAACAAGAATAACTGCAATAACTGTTCTCAGTGCTTTTACAACTGCTGATGAGTAATTTGTAGACGTATACAATATGCAAATTAGGAAACTTGAGcttcctctcttcttttccttaaacaataaaatgttggTCATTCCCCTCTGCTTTCAGTATCCTTATTAAGCTATGCTAAACAACAAAGATGTAGTCACTGTGATGAATTTACAGAGATTAAATTGAAGTTTTCTTGTTGCAAACATTTGATAAACACATAAATTTTCCTAAATGTAAATTGTATACCTTTAAAGTCAATAGATAGGACCCACATATATAAACATTTCTCACCTTTCCagaaaacatgattgttttaattgtgtttcaGGATTCAGCAAAAGTTTTTATGACAAAATCAGGGAGTGGATTTCATTATGAATTGGTTTCCAAAGAACTGTGTGGCCTTAAAGGTGCTGTCAGGTCTCAGATGGAATTCCCGTTTGAATTACTCATTTAACTCATGAAAATGTGTATTCAATACCATCTAAGTTTCACACAGTCAAAATTTCATGTGAACATCATGACCCATTTAAGACCCCATGAACTCTGAGCCCATGCTCACACTGCGAAAACGCTGCTGCTCGTTGTAAGATGGCACAGTGAGAAGAGATATTTTATTTCCACCAAGAGATGGTTTGGGGATGGAAGGTAGAGCCCGGTGGTGACTGATAGCTGGCTGGGAGCTGCAGTGCTCCAGGCTGGACTGGccagcagggtgaaacaggaagGCAGAGGGGTGGCGGGAGGTGATGGGGATGGCAGAGGCCGGTCGAGTAGATGACTCTCTGGAGGACTGAGGTGGGGGAGGAAGCAGTGAAACAGGAACTCTGGAGCTCTCCCCCTTCTCTGCTTTCACTCTTTCTCTCACCAGCCTTTCTTCACTAGTTTTGCTTTCTTCTTCACTCACCTTACCGGTGGGAGGGGTCCCTCCTCGTCTGTCCTGCTCCTTCCCAAACTGAATCTCCAGCAGAGGTGTTCTGACACTCGTCTCCTCCCTGAAGCTGCATACTGTGCTCTGGGTGTCCTGCCCCAGCCCTGATGGCAAAGACCCCCCTTTACCAATTTTGCAACTGTCCTCATCTTCGTCATCACTAATGCATTGGTCAATACTGGGTGAGTGGTGCAGCCTCTGGAGCTGAGCTGAGGTGCGGCGAAGGGCCCCCCCCATAAAGCCAGAAGGGGACGGGGCTGCATTGAGTAGGCGATTGAAGAGGGCCATGTTGGGGTGGCGGGTGCCTGACTCCTCCATGTTCTCAGCAATTTCCTCTAAAGGCTGAAAGTGCATCTCCTCCTTAGGGATCCTGTCAAATGGTAGCATAGTAATTTATATTTCAggctctgaaaaaaaaacattctttacttttctttttatttatttttttgtttatttatttattactttttgtcAAATCTAGACAAAGAATACTTTCATTTTCCTCACTTTGTGGGGGGATTCCAGTTGAAGGTGTCATAGTCAGAAGTGGAGTACATGTTGAATGAGAAGGTAAAACACAGAAACTTACGCCATGTCAAAAGTGGACCCCTGGAAGGAGGGTTTGCGAAGAACAAAGAGAGTGGCTGCTGTGTAAGGTGGCCGCGGATTGGAGTCGTCCCAGTAACGGTCTCTCTCCATCATCGGCAGATCTCCGTACATTTCATCCACCGCCATCATAGACACCTGCAGCACGACATGCAAACGGATGCATGCACAGATGAAGTAAACAAAGtgaacttaaaatgaaaaaggtgTGAACAAATATGAGTTAAACCTGATGGTTCAACAGACGTTAAAGTCTCATATTAGCAGAGAACCTGTGTTCAGACATGGAAAACCTGTTGAAGCAGTGTTTGATATTAACTCCAGCAACAGGAACAGAGTAGAAAAAGCATAAAGAAACCTGGAAGTTTCTGTCAATCAGCCAATTTGTCTCAaagtcatcatcatcttctccaAAAGGGTTGATCAGCTGCTCTGCAACcttgaaaaataaacatcagaAATGAAATCTATCCACCATTAAACCACCattaaaccaaaccaaattAACTAAATGCCTTATACTGACCTTCAACCATCCAGCATAAAAGAAGAACTGGAGCAGGGTGAAGATGGGCACATAGAGGTCCAGGTCATGACCAGGATAACCCTGATTGGGGTCCAGGAACTGACGACCAATCAGACACACCAGGAAAAAACTGTACACCGCCAACGTCACCACCTGTGGGACAGTTAGATGCAACTGGTCACAACCCTTTGCTTTTCCCCAGTTAGTCTTCATCAGCtgcataaacatgtaaaaactgtcTTAAAAGCTGCTCTAATTGGTGAAAGATGGTGGAGGGCAAGCTACTTCTTTGTCTAAGACACACCAAACTGACCACTTGGCAAATATTATGGAAATTATTTCATGGTTATTGtaacaatgacaaaaacatagaaaacaaaagaggcTTTTAAGAGTTTAGAAGTCCCTTAGATACGGGCTTTGGTAGTCATAAAGATATATGGCACACTGAAGAAGAGGGGGAAACCCTGAAGTGCGCTTGTCCTCTTAATATCAATATTGAAGAAGGTCACTGTCTGTCTTTTGAGAGATCCAGCACAGTCAGCAAACACACCTCTGCTTCAGCAGTTTTGTTATTTCAGCTGTAACAAACTCtgtgagaatgtgttaatatttgttGAAGCTGGAGACTTAAAGATGACACAGAGACATACCAGACAAAAACAAGTAGTCTTTAAACTGAAAAGTGAGCACTTACCTGCGTGTACACCAGGGGCACGCTGATCATGTCGTAGTGAAAAAGCATGCTGCACTTCCCTCTGAATCCGTTCAGCTCCTgtccacacacagacagaaacttGTTGTCTTTTTCAACCTGAATCTCTGGCAAAAACAAGACGTGCAGTTCCACATCACCAGCTGGCCTTTGTAAAGGTGTGTGTGCTTGCGATGCTGCACCTCCAGTAGTAGCTTGAGAGTATGATCGTCTTTGATTCTGCCCTCACAGCGAGCCAAGGCGGCCAAGTTAGTGAACCACACGCATGGGATCCAGTATTTGTTATAAGGAGAGTGGAGACCCTCGAACTTCTTTCGTTCCTCCCTTGTCATGAATCCTGCACAAATACCAGAGAAGAAATTTCACTCTTTGAGATTCATGTATGTCTTAAGTAAAACTTGGCACAGAAGGATTAAAAGTAAGTAATATACACTGTCagtttctatctatctatctatctatctatctatctatctatctatctatctatctatctatctatctgtctgtctctctccatatatatatataatatatatacatacatacacacacacatatatatatatatatatatatatatatatatatatacatatatgtgtgtgtgtatatatatatatatatatatatatattctcacCAGCCTCTACCACATGGTCCATGGTCGGAAAACGTTTGAAGACGGCAGTGCTGACAGAGCGGAGAATGAGCAAGGCAGACAGACTGGCATAGCGCATCATGGTGCGTCTCAGCAGGCGGCCACGTTCATCTGACCCCTGGAGGCCCCCCGACAGGACACACATCAACCTGTCGGGGAGCGGGATGCTGGTGTACTGGCTCCACCAGCGGTTCACCACCAGGGTCACATAGAAACctgcaaacagcagcagaaacaacGGTTACGCCTGCTAAACAGTAGGTTTTTGAAAAATCTCTGTTCATTGTTTGATATAATTCCACATTAATTTATCACCTGTTGATATGTAAGTATAAGCAACCTTGGGAGGAATTACTAAAAGGATACCGACACTTCCTGCATAGTTTTGCCAATTTAACTTTGTCTTGTGGTCAGTAAAGAGcttcttttgtgtgtgcatgttaacttgaactcttgtttttttcttgagaAGGAAGACTTTTCAGCCTCGGACTGGATGAGGTGCATTTCTCAGGCTTTTTAATCAGTCATCACAACCTGCTTTCAGGCCTCTCTGTGCTGCAGACATTTCAGGTTTCAGGAAGAACATTATAGAAGGGAAATCTCAGCCCCTCAGTAACTTGAACCAGCTTATTTGATCCTGTCAACAAACATTATTCTCAATCGATTCAGTCTCTGAATAAGGGTCCTGCTTCACAAGTAATCCTAACATTAACACTTCATTTGTTAAGGAATGTACATTAAGTTTATATTAGATTCATGACTGATACAAATTCAAGTAAAAAGGTCACACAATTTTTGTATTTACCTAGAAAATGTTTGCAGCTGAGCATGAGTGTGTGTCTCATTGGAGAACATTGTTCTGTTTTCAAGTAGGTTGAGCAAAACTGTTCTGTGTAAAATCTTGAGAAACCTGTCACTTCTTTGTGTTTGAtggattatttctccccttttaATAATACCTACCGGTGTAGTATTTTACATTGCATCCTAATTAGTTACCTTTACAACCAGGTATAACTTGCAAGCATTGTGCTTCTGTGAAATGAGTAACACAGCTAAAATGTAGATAGTGAACCCAAAAATGCACtaaaatcccctgcaatattctctAGTTGGTATCCACTCTTGTTCTGAGTTTCTTGGTGGATTGGATGAACACACTGTCCCagtaagaaggaaaaaataaatatataacatatataataaCATATATTGACCCTTTTTACACAATCAGTGAGGAAAATCCATAAAGCCaggtcatttttactttttactccCAAATTCTGAAGGTACTCCGTGGTGATCCTGGTTCTCCGGGGGAGTattgtcatcctggaggatgaAGTTAGGTCCCAGATTCTAGAGATATGGGATCGCACTGGCTCCAGAATCTCTCTTCAAAATGTCTTCTTATCAGCAATATACATGATGATTTTACAGTGGCGGTCAAACATCTGAGAATAATACTACCTGCCAGCTCTTGAATCTCAGAACAAGAAGGAACAcaaacaggagaatattgcagggaATTTTGACTATTTTTTAGAGTCACTACCCACACGTTTAGCTGTGTTTCTCATTTCAAAGAAGCACAGTGCTTACAAGATATACCAGGTTCCGCAGGTGAATAATAAGGTTTTCCAACCATGTATGATACAAtaacaaatgttatttttttaatgggaaAAATAATCtatcaaacacaaatttctttactttttctgctAAGTTTATACTCTTCCAAGCAGTCAGAACTTGTTGCACTCTGACAGTAATTTTCTTCTATCACAACCATCATCAACACAATAAACTCATCAAACAGGGTTCTGTTGTGCAGCAAAACCCATAGAAATTAGCTTGGTGTCCATATTTACatcaaaatatgcaaaaattaAACAGCCAAACTCTGAGAGACCCCCAAAAAGCTTACCCAGCACAAAGGACATGGGGATGAGGCTGGCATAGTGGTTGCAATAAATTGCCAGTTTTTCAAAATACCTCTTCTGGTCATCATAtaggaaaaatctgaaaaaaattaaagccgTCTGAAGTTTATTAATTACTTAATGCATTGAAGAGGTGGTAGACATCTAAAGCAGCCATGTCTGTCTCACCTGTAAGTAATGCTGATGGCAGTATACATGGCAAAGAAAGCCAGGAACTCTTTGTAAAGCACCTTGTAGATGCTGCCTTTCCAGGCTAAAAGCAGCTTAGAGAAGCCGCAGAATCGGGCGTTTGCAACCCTGGCTGTGTAGGTCACAGTCATGGGTGACTGACAGTTTGCAGATAGTCAGTGTAAAACAGCTCTGTGGGAGGAATTAAGggttgttttattaattaaataaattcacatGGATTAGGCCATGAGTAAATGtcacactgtaaaatgtaatattggCTTTAATTGAATATATTTAGCAGCTataacttcattttaatctaTTTGTTATAAATACTCAAATTAAATCAGTCAAATGTACTTTGGAGTATAAAAGGTTGAATAAATTGATGCACTTAAGTTGACTCAAAGGAAATAAGATGAGTTTAAATGGTGATGAGGAGTGTCAGTGCACAATGCTgtacaacaaacaacaaattaataacaaaaattaATCGTAtgaaactttttacatttagttaaGTAGCTTAATGATAGTTTAAATTACCCAGAAGCTTTTAAAgtaacttttacttttatttggcTGATCAGTAATTCACAAAAACAACGTATGAGGTTTTCAGTAAGTTAAAGATCTGAAATGTCTATAATTATATCCCCATGTACCAATCATAAAGACTTAAATCACTCAAAAAATACATCtcttattagttttttttttttctcacgcTGTAAAACCTAGCCAAAGAaatagtgttttaaaaaaaaattatttttttaacatggtcCATATTTGGCCCcttacaaaaatgtaaaagtaaggataatatgcatgtatgtatagcTGTACTGTTCACTATAAAGTGATGTAATAGGCCtcagaaaatgtattaaatatgaTATGCATGGCATTGAAGGGTTGAGTTATTTAGCAAGAATGAAAAGCTAAAGCTGCATCTTTGATGATCTGTACCTCCAAAGATACAATTATATAAGCAGCAGCACTTTGCAGAGAAGTCTGTGGTCTGAAATTACTTTAGCAGAGATCACACcaagttcctgctgcaaagcagaAAGAGTCGTTTTCATCAGTTATTCTAAGTAAGGTGAACATGAAATCATCACGAGTGTTAAAAGCAATATTTTGTGGCGAATCGCCTCTAAATGGATTTGATCACATCAGGTTTCTTGTGAAATGCCATTTAATTATATCATACTCAgatttatctaattaatttaaaCCCTTCCAGCTCATTCGAGTttctaaaactttatttctttgagGCAACAATTTTACATATGATCTTATTTTATATTAAGTCAAAGCCAACTGGTTAGATTTTACTGTG
The Melanotaenia boesemani isolate fMelBoe1 chromosome 4, fMelBoe1.pri, whole genome shotgun sequence genome window above contains:
- the best2 gene encoding bestrophin-2 gives rise to the protein MTVTYTARVANARFCGFSKLLLAWKGSIYKVLYKEFLAFFAMYTAISITYRFFLYDDQKRYFEKLAIYCNHYASLIPMSFVLGFYVTLVVNRWWSQYTSIPLPDRLMCVLSGGLQGSDERGRLLRRTMMRYASLSALLILRSVSTAVFKRFPTMDHVVEAGFMTREERKKFEGLHSPYNKYWIPCVWFTNLAALARCEGRIKDDHTLKLLLEELNGFRGKCSMLFHYDMISVPLVYTQVVTLAVYSFFLVCLIGRQFLDPNQGYPGHDLDLYVPIFTLLQFFFYAGWLKVAEQLINPFGEDDDDFETNWLIDRNFQVSMMAVDEMYGDLPMMERDRYWDDSNPRPPYTAATLFVLRKPSFQGSTFDMAIPKEEMHFQPLEEIAENMEESGTRHPNMALFNRLLNAAPSPSGFMGGALRRTSAQLQRLHHSPSIDQCISDDEDEDSCKIGKGGSLPSGLGQDTQSTVCSFREETSVRTPLLEIQFGKEQDRRGGTPPTGKVSEEESKTSEERLVRERVKAEKGESSRVPVSLLPPPPQSSRESSTRPASAIPITSRHPSAFLFHPAGQSSLEHCSSQPAISHHRALPSIPKPSLGGNKISLLTVPSYNEQQRFRSVSMGSEFMGS